A genomic window from Paenibacillus antri includes:
- a CDS encoding S-layer homology domain-containing protein translates to MKRRIRKTIWAAVIASVLATSTAPAVPIRAGDEPPAPPPETVAQLLGEIETPALSDGTLSAPALEPMPSAVAFSEVEIRGTAPLESTVRIYYRKDGAVQESGSVYVTEAVYGDIGSFETGASLWSGTGVYEFYATAEKDGLTSPASASQFVEFDETKPMEPESKGWTNPAYDQILLQWDSPYEREPNPDGSYSRDSTVDRYEVFRDGAKLGETRDLFYLDAGLPETGLFQYEIYAVDRAGNRSEQSMRMRAGTFHRYSAEAASVPEHAGYNQGIYSPMLNKAGTKAAFIARLYTLPDATTSNSLYGVYTYDVLEEDPAKRYKRIGSLPQNLSDPRQYVQDGLYAMSGDGRFVAYATRVMLVTNPDLYIYDGTTGYSDTVLPVWAVDPRHLAMSDDGEWLVFESDSNKIVEEDDNEHTDIFLYHRPTKTVKLISKTNEGDIANDFSSSPAISGDGRYAAFLTSASNMPGWQDDAVRRLYVYDTRTNALEYVPVPFGDDELVSAMHVSLSQDGQTIALQGGVGYRDIRVYVHDRRSGTTESIASHLGQGLNLGLGEPQISADGRYVAFSYYNRTPGSPSTQPFDSDRGSIRYDRVAEEWTYIGNRAKSVTAPFLSGDGSRAAFLMGEGEGSSIHIACFEGPCTDAEQPESQLSTVAWSHPNRIGGQLPLGASVAILAFGTPGLEAQAVVRYASSSEGEKTATLPMTEDASQPGVYRAAFAPPEGATDVLAIRAEQVGAPEVSAEADPSGFPLKIAGEATVKLTGAYAGQMKGSWVRLKSKSENLRYEGGVRLGETPEATIPLPGPAVYAIELIDARGVTLRERAEIEVKSGGRAEAALSPKPSATLAVKLTTPGEEEIKDAAIKFYDANGKRLETARWEADYGYRMRAARYAEEDIIVRFDVPAAYETPEERRVTLTPGANELAVSAALRPDGAVRGVVTDQSGQPVAGATVYLVLKNSIENKVETDAQGAYVLRGPSGDYTLRVEKKGPPSYQMATSPVAIRIGEGTDLEQPLRVTDRGSGYLTIHLQYTPLDEASRRLPVDDWRQAVDYGITATGGKEGVYANAWIGGNNRIPLEASPGDVLNVCSKGLFDDYSRVCTTAALDDNRNGTARLELTERGRIVGRIDGVTDFANLTGTVYRRTGSAWSYVGPLQFQAGGTYSFRLSQAGEFRVDFTERARAGGYKRVTREVTVEEGKIVEIPSIAIPAQTFAFFGRDGNALHAKNEVSPGEIVTLRGSYRLDASQNAAEASLVLDVPAGATLQEDSVVWNGAVVSPAKQSDGRYLVPIGAVDRQRPGSVTYRLKLAASFATRAEARLGMSFRLANETEPREETVGSVFLTPVAVTLEAPRLSASQDIYVSGRAPAGSQVTIFADRETVGVAEASPGGFWGTTVSLPTKPESAIWRESPVYGLQAKVAAEGGTLQSEIVRVSVDETHAVVEGVTMQQSDGRVVTLDPSKGVSKFPYVIVPGMPLFLDAEINEADRVSNVTFWVGDTPIPARRTGQTKEFSGYLIPNHSLKTGIYVTYDVAPKPVEARMPPTAEQWSKYGRSEMTGGFADTTFARATEAETAEAFGTGAADGFFHSPAFKMTFPDGSIAYARLSLKGIEGPTSSYTNFTVEKNPAAGAVTFSSIVPTSAMTREAQLAFKSFAAEAKLAGDQINTDHVMNVMSFVSPESKLTGVLGHLNAAKGYVEDALDFTDYADQLLDFQNQVINSECHAPSVNHYIKETERIFERAHEMLVLKQITAGLGLVAGVVTAGVGGLVFASALTILGDSAKATWQEDLDYLKKDFEENKKWRDDMAAAGAIDRCKEPPEDEDDKPKNEDKVADPVWIWDPSGYVYEAVASNRLEGVKATILYQDPQDGSWSPWDADWYGQANPLYTDANGKYGWDVPEGKWKVLYEKDGYLPAESEELTVLPPHFDVNIPMTSLETPRVEELLAYANGALLTFSKPMLVDSFEPGDVALAKGGENVPGVLVPVDAEETADGREVARTFRFQAALEVGTAYTVRVSAKPVSYASVAMETAYEGTVAASGPLTVQAPEAVSGRKELLIRWKETGVTAADRIRVYWKASADASFTQQQSVEVPVGVRFAAITGLQSGAAYEVKIAINPTGEDSNGAIVRGATVDEPELVMDAAPPAPAGSPRATNVGIDRADLVWTDPADADFRSLIVAWRKVGDAAYSEPTYIEKGVGRAELRSLQPSTDYEATLVSADTYWNVSDAAVVQFRTAGPSGDGGGSSGNPSPPPSPPPPTNAVDEEEATFGPATTAWSGFDGNVELRFAAGTFDAERKLKAGRLALESLALPERVAGYSDAYRLDVGSMAATGQPFGLSLKYDAAAAADIDPRKLGIYRLEGGTWRYVGGVLDSKKTTLSVELTTFGVYAVMSTEKTFADLSGHWSRRDVEALASRFVVDGFEDGSFRPEQPLTRAQFGKLLVEALVRREDGDAEPDAVPTFVDVPAGAWHYDAIARAAALGLVKGSDGRFRPDDAVTREEMAVLIVRALGLESQAKSTADRLAREGSVGAFRDGADIAAWAIGAVELARELGLMNGMGDGAFSPASASTRAQGAAMILRLMERRGDIGQ, encoded by the coding sequence GTGAAGCGAAGAATACGCAAGACGATATGGGCCGCGGTCATCGCGTCCGTCCTGGCGACGTCGACGGCGCCCGCCGTACCGATTCGAGCGGGCGACGAACCACCGGCGCCGCCGCCCGAGACGGTCGCGCAGCTGCTCGGCGAGATCGAGACGCCGGCGCTCTCGGACGGGACGCTGTCCGCGCCGGCGCTCGAGCCGATGCCGAGCGCGGTCGCGTTTTCCGAAGTCGAGATTCGGGGGACGGCGCCGCTGGAGTCGACGGTCCGGATTTACTACCGCAAGGACGGCGCCGTTCAAGAGAGCGGCAGCGTCTACGTCACCGAAGCGGTGTACGGCGACATCGGCTCGTTCGAAACGGGAGCGTCGTTATGGAGCGGGACCGGGGTGTACGAATTCTATGCGACGGCGGAGAAGGATGGACTGACGAGTCCGGCGTCCGCGTCGCAGTTCGTGGAATTCGACGAGACGAAGCCGATGGAGCCGGAGTCCAAGGGGTGGACCAACCCCGCGTACGATCAGATTTTGCTTCAGTGGGATTCGCCGTATGAGCGGGAACCGAATCCGGACGGCTCGTATTCGCGGGATTCGACCGTGGATCGGTACGAGGTGTTCCGAGACGGCGCGAAGCTAGGGGAGACTCGGGATTTATTTTACTTGGACGCCGGCTTGCCGGAGACCGGATTGTTCCAGTACGAGATCTATGCGGTCGACCGGGCCGGCAATCGAAGCGAACAGTCCATGCGCATGCGGGCCGGGACGTTCCACCGCTACTCGGCAGAGGCGGCGTCGGTACCGGAGCACGCCGGATACAATCAGGGCATCTATTCTCCGATGTTGAACAAGGCCGGCACGAAAGCGGCATTCATTGCGCGTCTGTACACGCTGCCGGATGCGACGACGTCGAACAGCTTATATGGCGTCTATACGTACGATGTTTTGGAAGAGGACCCGGCGAAGCGCTACAAGCGGATCGGGAGCCTGCCTCAAAACTTATCCGACCCGCGCCAGTATGTGCAAGACGGACTGTACGCGATGTCCGGAGACGGACGGTTCGTCGCGTACGCGACCCGGGTGATGTTGGTCACCAATCCGGACCTGTATATTTACGACGGAACGACCGGATACTCCGATACCGTATTGCCGGTGTGGGCGGTCGATCCGAGGCATCTGGCGATGAGCGACGACGGGGAGTGGCTCGTCTTCGAGAGCGATTCGAATAAGATCGTAGAGGAAGACGACAACGAGCATACCGACATCTTCTTATATCATCGACCGACGAAGACGGTGAAGCTGATCAGCAAGACGAACGAAGGCGATATCGCGAACGACTTCAGCTCGTCGCCCGCGATCAGCGGCGACGGCCGGTACGCGGCGTTCCTGACGTCGGCTTCGAATATGCCGGGCTGGCAGGACGATGCGGTTCGCCGCTTGTACGTGTACGATACCCGCACGAACGCGCTGGAATATGTTCCGGTGCCGTTCGGGGACGATGAGCTCGTCAGCGCGATGCACGTTTCGCTGTCCCAGGACGGTCAAACGATCGCGCTGCAAGGGGGCGTCGGGTACCGGGACATTCGCGTATACGTCCACGACCGACGGTCGGGAACGACGGAATCGATCGCCTCTCATCTCGGTCAAGGCTTGAATCTAGGGCTCGGGGAGCCGCAGATCAGCGCGGACGGCAGATACGTCGCCTTCTCGTATTACAATCGAACGCCGGGAAGTCCGAGCACGCAGCCGTTCGATTCGGACCGCGGTTCGATTCGGTACGACCGCGTCGCGGAGGAGTGGACGTATATCGGTAACCGAGCGAAATCGGTAACCGCCCCGTTCCTGAGCGGCGACGGCAGCCGGGCGGCGTTCCTCATGGGCGAAGGCGAAGGCAGCAGCATTCATATCGCCTGCTTCGAAGGGCCGTGCACCGACGCGGAGCAGCCGGAATCGCAGCTTTCGACGGTCGCCTGGTCGCATCCGAACCGGATCGGCGGGCAGCTCCCGCTGGGCGCGAGCGTCGCGATTCTGGCGTTCGGCACGCCCGGCCTCGAAGCGCAGGCCGTCGTCCGGTACGCATCGTCGTCGGAAGGCGAGAAGACCGCGACGCTGCCGATGACGGAGGACGCGTCGCAGCCCGGCGTCTACCGTGCGGCGTTCGCGCCGCCGGAAGGAGCGACGGACGTCTTGGCGATTCGCGCCGAACAGGTCGGAGCGCCCGAAGTATCGGCCGAGGCGGACCCGTCCGGCTTCCCGCTGAAGATCGCGGGGGAGGCGACGGTGAAGCTGACGGGCGCTTACGCTGGTCAGATGAAGGGAAGCTGGGTGCGGCTCAAGAGCAAAAGCGAAAACCTTCGATACGAGGGCGGGGTTCGCCTCGGCGAAACCCCGGAAGCGACGATTCCGCTGCCGGGACCTGCCGTCTACGCGATCGAATTGATCGACGCTCGGGGCGTGACGCTCCGCGAGCGGGCGGAGATCGAAGTGAAGAGCGGCGGACGCGCCGAGGCGGCTTTGTCGCCGAAGCCTTCCGCAACGCTCGCGGTGAAGCTGACGACGCCGGGCGAAGAAGAGATCAAAGATGCCGCGATCAAGTTTTACGACGCGAACGGCAAGCGTCTCGAGACGGCTCGATGGGAAGCTGATTACGGCTACCGGATGCGCGCCGCGCGGTACGCCGAGGAGGACATCATCGTTCGGTTCGACGTTCCGGCGGCTTACGAGACGCCTGAGGAACGGCGCGTGACGCTGACGCCCGGGGCGAATGAGCTCGCCGTATCGGCGGCGCTGCGGCCGGACGGCGCCGTTCGCGGCGTCGTTACCGATCAGAGCGGGCAGCCAGTGGCCGGCGCGACCGTGTATCTCGTTTTGAAAAACAGCATCGAGAATAAGGTCGAAACCGACGCGCAGGGCGCTTATGTTCTGAGGGGACCGAGCGGCGATTATACGCTCCGCGTCGAGAAGAAAGGACCGCCGTCGTACCAGATGGCGACGAGTCCCGTCGCGATTCGCATCGGCGAAGGGACGGACCTCGAGCAGCCGCTGCGGGTCACGGACCGAGGAAGTGGATACCTTACGATTCATCTCCAATATACGCCGCTAGACGAAGCGTCCAGACGGCTGCCGGTGGACGACTGGCGCCAAGCCGTCGATTACGGCATTACGGCGACAGGGGGGAAAGAAGGGGTCTATGCCAATGCTTGGATCGGCGGCAACAACCGGATTCCACTCGAAGCGTCCCCTGGAGATGTGCTTAACGTATGCTCGAAAGGGTTGTTCGACGATTACTCCCGCGTATGCACGACTGCGGCGTTGGACGACAATCGCAACGGCACGGCGAGGCTGGAGCTGACGGAGAGAGGGCGGATCGTCGGACGAATCGACGGGGTGACGGACTTCGCGAATCTGACCGGAACGGTATATCGTCGGACAGGGAGCGCTTGGAGTTATGTCGGACCCTTGCAGTTCCAAGCCGGCGGAACGTATTCCTTCCGACTCTCGCAAGCAGGAGAGTTCCGAGTGGATTTCACGGAACGCGCTCGGGCCGGCGGCTATAAGCGGGTAACCCGCGAGGTCACGGTCGAAGAAGGCAAGATCGTCGAAATTCCGTCGATCGCGATTCCTGCGCAGACCTTCGCGTTCTTCGGGAGGGATGGCAACGCGCTGCATGCGAAGAACGAAGTATCGCCGGGCGAAATCGTCACGCTGCGCGGCAGCTACCGGCTCGATGCGAGCCAGAACGCCGCCGAAGCGAGCCTCGTCCTCGACGTCCCGGCCGGCGCGACGCTGCAGGAGGACAGCGTCGTCTGGAACGGCGCCGTCGTCTCGCCGGCGAAGCAGTCCGACGGGCGGTACCTCGTGCCGATCGGGGCGGTCGACCGGCAGCGTCCGGGCTCCGTAACGTACCGGCTGAAGCTGGCGGCGTCGTTCGCGACGCGGGCGGAGGCGCGGCTTGGCATGAGCTTCCGGCTAGCGAACGAGACGGAGCCTCGGGAGGAGACGGTCGGCAGCGTCTTCCTGACGCCCGTCGCCGTCACGCTGGAAGCGCCGCGACTGTCCGCTTCGCAGGATATCTACGTCAGCGGACGGGCGCCGGCCGGCAGCCAAGTGACGATCTTCGCCGACCGGGAGACGGTCGGCGTCGCGGAGGCGTCGCCGGGCGGTTTCTGGGGGACGACGGTGTCGCTGCCGACGAAGCCGGAGTCGGCGATCTGGCGGGAGAGCCCGGTCTACGGGCTCCAGGCGAAGGTCGCCGCGGAAGGCGGCACGCTGCAATCCGAGATCGTCCGGGTGTCCGTCGACGAAACGCATGCGGTCGTCGAGGGCGTGACGATGCAGCAATCCGACGGGCGGGTCGTGACGCTCGATCCGTCGAAGGGCGTCTCGAAGTTTCCGTACGTGATCGTGCCGGGCATGCCGTTGTTTCTGGACGCGGAAATCAACGAAGCCGACCGCGTCTCGAACGTGACCTTCTGGGTCGGCGACACGCCGATTCCGGCGAGGCGGACAGGGCAGACGAAAGAATTCAGCGGCTACCTCATCCCGAATCACTCGCTGAAGACGGGAATCTACGTCACGTACGACGTCGCGCCGAAGCCGGTCGAGGCGAGAATGCCTCCGACGGCGGAGCAGTGGAGCAAATACGGCCGAAGCGAGATGACGGGCGGCTTCGCGGATACGACGTTCGCTCGGGCGACCGAAGCGGAGACGGCGGAGGCGTTCGGAACGGGGGCGGCCGACGGCTTCTTCCATTCCCCGGCGTTCAAGATGACATTCCCGGACGGGTCAATCGCCTACGCGCGTCTCTCGCTCAAGGGCATCGAAGGGCCGACTTCGTCATATACGAACTTTACCGTGGAGAAAAATCCGGCCGCGGGAGCGGTGACCTTCTCCAGCATCGTCCCGACGAGCGCGATGACGCGGGAGGCGCAGCTCGCCTTCAAGTCGTTCGCCGCCGAAGCGAAGCTCGCGGGGGACCAGATCAACACGGATCATGTCATGAACGTGATGAGCTTCGTCTCGCCGGAGAGCAAGCTGACAGGCGTCTTGGGTCACTTGAACGCGGCCAAAGGGTACGTGGAGGACGCCCTCGACTTCACCGATTACGCGGATCAGCTGCTCGACTTCCAGAACCAAGTCATCAACAGCGAATGTCACGCGCCCTCGGTCAACCATTATATTAAGGAGACCGAGCGCATTTTCGAACGGGCGCATGAGATGCTGGTCTTGAAACAAATTACCGCCGGACTCGGCTTGGTGGCGGGCGTCGTAACGGCCGGGGTCGGAGGACTCGTCTTTGCGAGCGCCCTGACGATTCTAGGCGATTCGGCGAAAGCGACGTGGCAGGAGGATCTCGATTACCTCAAGAAAGACTTCGAGGAAAATAAGAAGTGGCGCGACGATATGGCCGCGGCCGGTGCGATCGATCGCTGCAAGGAGCCTCCGGAGGACGAAGACGATAAGCCGAAGAACGAGGATAAAGTGGCCGATCCGGTCTGGATTTGGGACCCGAGCGGATACGTGTACGAAGCCGTCGCGTCGAATCGTCTGGAAGGCGTGAAAGCTACGATCCTGTATCAAGATCCGCAGGACGGTTCGTGGAGCCCGTGGGACGCGGATTGGTACGGTCAAGCGAATCCGCTCTATACGGACGCGAACGGGAAGTACGGCTGGGATGTGCCCGAAGGCAAGTGGAAGGTGTTGTACGAAAAGGACGGCTACCTCCCGGCGGAGAGCGAGGAGCTGACGGTGCTGCCGCCGCATTTCGACGTCAACATTCCGATGACGTCGCTCGAGACGCCGCGGGTCGAAGAGCTGCTCGCTTATGCGAACGGCGCCTTGCTGACGTTCAGCAAGCCGATGCTCGTCGATTCGTTCGAGCCGGGGGACGTCGCTCTCGCCAAGGGCGGAGAGAACGTTCCCGGCGTCCTGGTTCCGGTAGACGCCGAGGAAACGGCCGACGGCCGGGAAGTCGCCCGGACGTTCCGCTTCCAAGCGGCTTTGGAAGTCGGCACCGCGTACACGGTCCGGGTATCCGCGAAGCCGGTAAGCTACGCCTCCGTCGCGATGGAGACGGCGTACGAGGGCACGGTCGCTGCGTCGGGACCGCTGACGGTTCAGGCGCCGGAAGCCGTCTCCGGCCGTAAGGAGCTGCTTATACGGTGGAAGGAGACGGGAGTGACGGCGGCGGACCGCATTCGGGTATACTGGAAAGCCTCCGCAGACGCTTCGTTTACGCAGCAGCAAAGCGTGGAGGTGCCGGTCGGCGTTCGGTTCGCGGCGATCACCGGCCTGCAGTCGGGCGCGGCGTACGAGGTGAAGATCGCGATCAATCCGACTGGCGAAGATTCGAACGGCGCGATCGTCCGCGGCGCGACCGTCGACGAGCCGGAGCTCGTGATGGACGCGGCGCCGCCGGCGCCGGCCGGCTCGCCCCGCGCGACGAACGTGGGCATCGATCGGGCGGACCTCGTCTGGACGGATCCGGCGGACGCCGACTTCCGAAGCCTCATCGTCGCTTGGCGCAAGGTCGGCGACGCCGCGTATTCGGAGCCGACGTATATCGAGAAGGGCGTCGGGAGGGCGGAGCTTCGATCGCTCCAGCCTTCGACGGACTACGAGGCGACGCTCGTGTCGGCGGATACGTATTGGAACGTGTCAGACGCGGCGGTCGTGCAGTTCCGAACTGCGGGTCCGAGCGGAGACGGGGGCGGTTCATCCGGTAACCCGTCGCCTCCACCGTCTCCGCCTCCGCCGACGAACGCGGTCGACGAAGAGGAAGCGACGTTCGGTCCGGCGACGACGGCGTGGAGCGGCTTCGATGGGAACGTCGAGCTGCGGTTCGCCGCAGGGACGTTCGACGCGGAGCGGAAGCTGAAGGCGGGCCGCCTCGCGCTTGAGTCGCTTGCATTGCCCGAGCGCGTCGCGGGCTACAGCGACGCTTACCGGCTTGACGTCGGATCGATGGCCGCGACGGGGCAGCCGTTCGGGCTGTCGCTGAAGTACGATGCTGCAGCGGCTGCGGACATCGATCCGCGGAAGCTAGGTATCTACCGCTTGGAGGGCGGTACATGGCGATATGTCGGCGGCGTACTCGATTCGAAGAAGACGACGCTATCGGTAGAGCTGACGACGTTCGGCGTCTACGCTGTCATGTCGACCGAGAAGACGTTCGCCGATCTGTCCGGCCACTGGTCGCGGCGAGACGTCGAGGCGCTCGCCTCTCGCTTCGTCGTCGACGGCTTCGAGGACGGCTCGTTCCGGCCGGAGCAGCCGCTGACGCGGGCGCAGTTCGGCAAGCTCCTCGTGGAAGCGTTGGTCCGCCGCGAAGACGGCGACGCCGAACCGGACGCCGTCCCGACGTTCGTCGACGTCCCCGCCGGGGCATGGCACTACGACGCCATCGCCCGCGCCGCGGCGCTCGGGCTCGTGAAGGGCAGCGACGGCCGCTTCCGGCCGGACGACGCGGTAACGCGCGAGGAGATGGCCGTGCTCATCGTCCGGGCGCTAGGGCTGGAATCGCAAGCGAAGTCGACAGCCGATCGACTCGCGCGCGAGGGCAGCGTCGGCGCGTTCCGCGACGGAGCGGATATCGCCGCTTGGGCGATCGGCGCCGTCGAGCTCGCCCGCGAGCTCGGCTTGATGAACGGAATGGGCGACGGCGCATTCTCCCCGGCGTCGGCGTCGACGAGGGCGCAAGGGGCCGCGATGATTCTGAGGTTGATGGAGCGGCGCGGCGACATCGGGCAATAG
- the htpG gene encoding molecular chaperone HtpG, with protein sequence MAKKQFKAESKRLLEMMINSIYTQKEIFLRELISNASDAIDKIYYKALSDDSLTFNQEDYYIKITPDKDNRTLTISDTGIGMTKEDLENNLGVIAKSGSLAFKQENELKDGHNIIGQFGVGFYSAFMVADEVTVTSRALGSDEAYVWNSKGADGYTVEPGTKATVGTDIVLKIKPNTEDDNYDEFLETYRLQNIVKKYSDFIRYPIKMDVTRSKKKEGAENEWEDVTEEQTVNSQVPIWRKNKNELKDEDYENFYFEKRYGFDKPIKHLHVSADGAVVYNAILFIPGQTPFDYYTKEYEKGLELYSNGVLIMNKCGDLLPDYFSFVKGMVDSEDLSLNISREMLQHDRQLKLIAKNIKNKIKSALLSLLKDEREKYEEFYKAFGRQLKFGAYSDYGAHKDDLQDLLMFHSSKEKKLVTLDEYVSRMPEDQKFIYYATGDSIERIEKLPQAELVTDKGYELLYFTEEIDEFAIKMLQKYKDKEFKSVSSGDLGIEPDASEDAAKETDEAKELFEYMQGLLSDKVKKVKASKRLKSHPVCLSTEGEITIEMEKVLNAMPNGGQNVQAEKVLEINMNHPVYASLKAAHANDKEKLNLYTNLLYNQALLIEGLPVQDPVAFTNDICKVMV encoded by the coding sequence ATGGCTAAGAAGCAGTTTAAGGCGGAATCCAAGCGTCTGTTGGAGATGATGATCAACTCCATCTATACGCAGAAAGAGATTTTCCTAAGAGAATTGATCTCCAACGCCAGCGACGCGATCGACAAGATTTATTACAAGGCTCTTTCGGACGACTCGCTGACGTTCAACCAAGAGGATTACTACATTAAGATAACGCCGGACAAGGACAATCGCACGCTGACGATTTCGGATACCGGCATCGGCATGACGAAAGAAGACCTCGAGAACAACCTCGGCGTCATCGCGAAGAGCGGATCGTTGGCCTTCAAGCAGGAGAACGAACTGAAAGACGGCCACAACATTATCGGTCAATTCGGCGTAGGCTTCTACTCGGCGTTCATGGTCGCGGACGAGGTGACGGTGACGAGCCGCGCGCTCGGCAGCGACGAGGCGTATGTGTGGAATTCCAAAGGCGCCGACGGCTATACGGTCGAACCCGGAACGAAGGCGACGGTCGGCACGGACATCGTGCTGAAGATCAAGCCGAACACCGAGGACGACAATTACGACGAGTTCCTCGAGACGTACCGCCTGCAAAACATCGTTAAGAAGTACTCCGACTTCATTCGCTACCCGATCAAGATGGACGTCACGCGCAGCAAGAAGAAGGAAGGCGCGGAGAACGAATGGGAAGACGTTACGGAGGAGCAGACCGTCAACAGCCAAGTGCCGATCTGGCGCAAGAACAAGAACGAGCTGAAGGACGAAGACTACGAGAACTTCTACTTCGAGAAGCGCTACGGCTTCGACAAGCCGATCAAGCATCTGCACGTCAGCGCCGACGGCGCGGTCGTGTATAACGCAATCCTTTTCATCCCGGGCCAGACGCCGTTCGATTACTACACCAAGGAATACGAAAAGGGTCTCGAGCTCTACTCCAACGGCGTGCTCATCATGAACAAGTGCGGCGACCTGCTGCCGGACTACTTCAGCTTCGTGAAGGGCATGGTCGACTCGGAAGACTTGTCGCTCAACATCTCCCGCGAGATGCTGCAGCACGACCGCCAGCTGAAGCTGATCGCGAAGAACATCAAGAACAAAATCAAGAGCGCGCTCCTCTCCCTCTTGAAGGACGAGCGCGAGAAGTACGAGGAGTTCTACAAGGCGTTCGGCCGTCAGCTGAAGTTCGGCGCGTACAGCGACTACGGCGCGCATAAGGACGACCTGCAGGATCTGCTGATGTTCCACTCCTCGAAGGAGAAGAAGCTCGTAACGCTCGACGAATACGTCTCCCGCATGCCGGAAGATCAGAAGTTCATCTATTACGCGACGGGCGATTCCATCGAGCGCATCGAGAAGCTGCCGCAGGCGGAGCTCGTGACGGACAAGGGCTACGAGCTGCTGTACTTCACGGAGGAGATCGACGAGTTCGCGATCAAGATGCTCCAGAAGTACAAGGACAAGGAGTTCAAGTCGGTATCGAGCGGCGATCTCGGCATCGAGCCGGACGCGAGCGAAGACGCGGCGAAGGAAACGGACGAAGCGAAGGAGCTGTTCGAGTACATGCAAGGCCTCTTGTCCGACAAGGTCAAGAAGGTGAAGGCGTCGAAGCGGCTGAAGTCCCATCCGGTGTGCCTCTCCACGGAAGGCGAAATTACGATCGAGATGGAGAAGGTGCTGAACGCGATGCCGAACGGCGGACAGAACGTCCAAGCCGAGAAGGTGCTCGAAATCAATATGAACCATCCCGTGTACGCTTCGTTGAAAGCCGCGCACGCGAACGACAAGGAGAAGCTGAACCTGTACACGAACCTGCTCTACAACCAGGCGCTCCTGATCGAAGGGCTGCCGGTGCAGGATCCGGTCGCGTTCACGAACGATATTTGCAAAGTTATGGTATAA
- a CDS encoding tetratricopeptide repeat protein, giving the protein MPPVQAVILLVIFVLLLAAFYALRPTWYAGRGNAELMKGNAEKALRLFEKSANLPNAKPPQAIGYAYLLMKAGDPVKAERVLEEALPKTKPGIPRMQGQLNLATALWLQGKRDEAVALLEEVHKEYKNTTVYANLGYFKLLRGDLEEALAINREAQEYNDSDVSILDNLAQTYYMLGRYEEAAQWYEKTIEKKPKHAESYYYYALTLQKLGKPEEALEQARAAAGKPLSLVTPCTREAVDGLAVDMEKSSMLYKKEN; this is encoded by the coding sequence ATGCCGCCAGTTCAAGCCGTTATTCTACTCGTTATTTTCGTCCTGCTTCTTGCCGCCTTCTATGCGCTCAGACCGACCTGGTACGCCGGGCGGGGCAATGCGGAACTTATGAAGGGGAACGCCGAGAAGGCTCTGCGCCTGTTCGAGAAGAGCGCGAATCTCCCCAACGCGAAGCCGCCGCAAGCGATCGGCTACGCGTACCTGCTCATGAAGGCCGGCGACCCGGTCAAGGCGGAACGCGTGCTGGAGGAGGCGCTGCCGAAGACGAAGCCCGGCATCCCGCGCATGCAGGGGCAGCTGAACCTGGCGACCGCGCTATGGCTGCAGGGCAAGCGGGACGAAGCCGTCGCGCTGCTGGAAGAAGTACATAAGGAATACAAGAATACGACCGTGTACGCGAATCTCGGTTATTTCAAGCTGCTGCGGGGCGATCTCGAGGAAGCGCTCGCGATCAATCGAGAGGCGCAGGAGTACAACGACAGCGACGTTTCGATTTTGGACAACCTCGCGCAGACGTACTATATGCTCGGACGATACGAGGAAGCCGCCCAGTGGTACGAGAAGACGATCGAGAAGAAGCCGAAGCACGCCGAATCTTACTATTATTACGCGCTGACGCTGCAGAAGCTCGGCAAGCCGGAGGAAGCGCTGGAGCAAGCGCGCGCCGCCGCAGGCAAGCCGCTGTCGCTCGTCACGCCGTGCACGAGAGAAGCGGTGGACGGACTCGCGGTTGACATGGAAAAATCGAGTATGTTATATAAAAAGGAGAATTAG